One Streptomyces sp. NBC_00102 DNA segment encodes these proteins:
- a CDS encoding glycoside hydrolase 43 family protein — MSRPWTADLGDGTYRNPVLNADWSDPDIVRVGDDYYLTASSFGRVPGLPLLHSRDLVNWSLIGHALDTLVPAADFAAPRHDRGVWAPSIRHHAGRFWIFWGDPDHGIQQINAEDVRGPWSAPHLVKAGKGLIDACPLWDEETGEAYLVHAWAKSRSGIKNRLTGHRMSADGRELLDEGTTLVDGDLIPGWFTLEGPKLYRHEGEFWILAPAGGVTTGWQGAFRSKDFFGPYEERVVLAQGRTGINGPHQGGWVRTPAGEDWFLHFQERGAYGRVVHLQPMRWDDEGWPVLGDEGEPVLTHAKPIAPEQPVEAPAFADGFPGGRYGRQWQWTANPRAGWTVEHAGDGLRLACVRTPHAHDLRTLPNVLVQRLPAEEFTVEVELALGSDVPGAKAGLAVLGDAFSWIGLERGEDGSVSLVHRYAESVAEHERDAAPARPAPEGRARLRVEVSAGARCRFHADTGDGFRPSGQVFAAEPWRWVGALLGLFATAPAGAGPAGTAEFTAFGVPAPCSAPR; from the coding sequence GTGAGCAGACCCTGGACCGCCGACCTCGGCGACGGCACCTACCGCAACCCGGTGCTCAACGCCGACTGGTCCGACCCGGACATCGTCCGCGTCGGCGACGACTACTACCTCACCGCGTCCAGCTTCGGCCGCGTCCCCGGACTGCCGCTGCTGCACTCCCGGGACCTGGTCAACTGGTCGCTGATCGGTCACGCCCTCGACACCCTCGTACCGGCCGCGGACTTCGCGGCTCCGCGCCACGACCGGGGCGTCTGGGCACCGTCGATCCGCCACCACGCGGGCCGGTTCTGGATCTTCTGGGGCGACCCGGACCACGGCATCCAGCAGATCAACGCCGAGGACGTGCGCGGCCCGTGGAGCGCACCGCACCTGGTGAAGGCGGGCAAGGGTCTCATCGACGCCTGCCCGCTCTGGGACGAGGAGACCGGCGAGGCCTACCTCGTGCACGCCTGGGCCAAGTCGCGCTCCGGGATCAAGAACCGGCTGACCGGACACCGGATGAGCGCCGACGGCCGCGAACTCCTCGACGAGGGAACGACGTTGGTCGACGGGGACCTGATCCCCGGCTGGTTCACCCTGGAGGGCCCCAAGCTCTACCGGCACGAGGGCGAGTTCTGGATCCTCGCCCCGGCCGGCGGGGTGACCACCGGCTGGCAGGGCGCGTTCCGGTCGAAGGACTTCTTCGGCCCGTACGAGGAGCGCGTCGTCCTGGCCCAGGGCCGTACCGGGATCAACGGCCCCCATCAGGGCGGCTGGGTCCGTACCCCGGCCGGCGAGGACTGGTTCCTGCACTTCCAGGAGCGGGGCGCGTACGGACGGGTGGTCCACCTCCAGCCGATGCGCTGGGACGACGAGGGCTGGCCGGTCCTCGGCGACGAGGGCGAACCCGTCCTCACGCACGCCAAGCCGATCGCCCCCGAACAGCCCGTGGAGGCACCGGCGTTCGCGGACGGTTTCCCGGGCGGCCGGTACGGCAGGCAGTGGCAGTGGACCGCCAACCCGCGGGCCGGCTGGACCGTCGAGCACGCCGGGGACGGACTGCGCCTCGCCTGCGTCCGCACCCCGCACGCGCACGACCTGCGGACCCTGCCGAACGTACTCGTCCAGCGGCTGCCCGCCGAGGAGTTCACCGTGGAGGTGGAGCTCGCCCTCGGCAGCGACGTCCCCGGAGCCAAGGCCGGACTCGCCGTACTCGGCGACGCGTTCAGCTGGATCGGCCTCGAACGGGGAGAGGACGGCTCGGTGTCCCTCGTCCACCGGTACGCGGAGAGCGTCGCCGAGCACGAACGGGACGCCGCACCGGCCCGGCCGGCGCCCGAGGGGCGGGCCCGGCTCCGCGTCGAGGTGAGCGCCGGAGCCCGCTGCCGCTTCCACGCCGACACCGGGGACGGCTTCCGCCCCTCGGGCCAGGTCTTCGCCGCCGAACCGTGGCGCTGGGTCGGCGCGCTGCTCGGCCTCTTCGCCACCGCCCCCGCCGGGGCGGGACCCGCGGGTACCGCCGAGTTCACCGCCTTCGGCGTCCCCGCACCCTGCTCCGCCCCGCGTTAG